In Bicyclus anynana chromosome 22, ilBicAnyn1.1, whole genome shotgun sequence, the following proteins share a genomic window:
- the LOC112054339 gene encoding uncharacterized protein LOC112054339 isoform X6 encodes MDLAVNLDREDYRMAPPASCMGTEHGCVMFDCLVHLWEWIDPPAAQTEYQMENKKNVTATQQPLTQQHIMAHHVHPDQIYSSQHPQLPAHVNNQIQPKVQSAQIQPNGVMHQLLQSQYQSNMNARSPLLENRHEMYGTGHNHDYARHYGANDNYNYPQSPPRLERTEIHTDHNVNHELLHNIPKGYNAEVYQDYLKRNPPKDNNQIYQNHQPNINQYRPNVNQYGTKPYLPYSNRIGPQSNTELLRKQYNEIQQMKMQQQMHYQNQAQMHQQQKFAERQILLQQIHGVQPPPNLQNSIYSDSSYRDLDRYSSKNDFKEYSSTDLSKDFDRYGKHNDYSDLQNRQYQENHWQSNQNDFREVDRQRPEQDKAKSNSPPSDNNQRSTDIISPMKSSESSTPSIKSPSSDSRRSSSGTQALRSPSAQRIPSAPVTLSGLLYKQGSDGLKVWRKRWFVLSEYCLFYYKSQDEEKLLGSVLLPSYKVSACSAEDKVMRKFAFKLEHANMRTYVLAALDPEAMMKWVKALTMAAIMQTSNEQPQKQIDRAAAKTEEGDDAGPTYANAPPKPRRANDGYNSPSPDMYDPNYDLLKKPASHYSQGTSHTRYQDTTYSTKQEIYTRSPQSPPSQPTYHTKRPYDTQQLSLPLSKTAFDNSEKSPNTPSINKSNPQSPYFENRSRNQQQHSQEDKIENLYEKKPGYNPFLEDYGQNKKDDERSRPIESNKTSIYNESYPESRTNSKTYVDANVYGRDVYGDVNTKASKTSTLNERLAERRTPDAYGRSTAMSAYNTEKIGDYEDIYAAYGNDAGKAYAKSPNPSHSRDTISLSSHKSPQEQVTNTIPEKTFSGPSVLRRKKMQASGIQPPMPRPHSADFLEYESKNETLYNVTPTRNTHDPPKQPPRPKSSLDINSYYDPSSDKYYSEESYAQKMRQSAQYLQQQGTRPRNIQIPLEKYASGLAEKQLHSPYMHPNNNNYETEFSNKNIRDNVSYNSKYSDLEALHSNWTLKEKDLEAQKDYLNRSGSVMSDGSQISAYVKDVGKFDPGIDGFMRSASARLPSSAEREGEKKVQQREESMKRLLEWKQRMLQSPLTRKSTPAAISLNRSLNQSRQSLRSDQYKPKTYKNASYNSYSSDDEASMTMSGTNIEPGSKNNNNNNQINQQTLSKKAFLGSNTSIGRSNRDGTIPVRAVSPRVRWVEEKPTNEHCSQPITASQQNLNTLTGSEDVWTTVRSPSRTLQQPIRAVSPRIRRNNNNDNNDTDCLSSLKAIEREENLQRLEQLKTQLMELENHYEKSKPLVQLVDNMVKLGSLYNRPGSTIERLERNQRLRQKVLAEHAMEQQRWLESAAAGKPLETEAARVRVAELWALEQELADEAAILQGLKTDKDAIDSLLTGVRSKLDSVNIGSRAQPSGLEAELARVHAMLAHNSKVYKKLEQTVADNARLERELHHLRRALRAQRANIHAQASHNMPPSHPTAMLEDEVTRVQQLVSALQRQRQELSRAVRHLTQQSHALQITHDSMPGKRRPMSSWQETNLDTGHTIDHGQSDYDYDSQGPVMPPGHYPPSVETPLYVDTRAPGMDVASPINSEDMQHTAFGNLTNVEKQEIKTVRIVKRESERRQRDRDRSLQPLSDWSSNHITANIDQFLEEELVQPINNYRASSLPRTEYSKYEEYYSKPQYADSVNYIGMNEKNMQQSPKYPSSPSLSNYDYSRDISSLSSSYHKTYDRSAGYDRTISLSTQYLNSPTDSSRTLTNDPMSKTSSIVSLTRSNMELSPIFKSEAAKQIITEVSGEPKNGSLHRRQVPKEKRRHYTAPHHLSAKTLNEMPKDAYNQDALGRSLDDADMERALRGAAPDVVRSALPARRLPDSIDQLLAAPQKIIIPERYIPEKPPELSPEEQQKRQEKVESIKKMLSSSSADPSKSPDGQEKRQREHLLQMNQILAKQVTEMSKIIAVKALEELPLQDNMDDYEDRSPDVELPIYQQRDNFFT; translated from the exons GATTGACCCGCCAGCCGCGCAGACAGAATACCAAATGGAGAACAAAAAGAATGTCACAGCAACACAGCAACCCCTCACGCAGCAGCACATCATGGCGCACCACGTGCACCCCGACCAAATATACTCCTCTCAACACCCACAGTTACCTGCGCACGTAAACAACCAAATACAGCCGAAGGTTCAATCTGCGCAAATTCAACCGAATGGCGTCATGCACCAACTATTGCAAAGTCAATATCAATCGAACATGAACGCACGATCGCCGCTCCTAGAAAACAGGCACGAAATGTATGGCACCGGACACAATCACGATTATGCGAGACATTACGGTGCTAACGACAATTATAATTATCCACAGTCACCACCTCGGCTCGAAAGAACAGAAATCCATACTGATCACAATGTAAATCATGAACTATTGCATAATATTCCAAAAGGATACAACGCAGAAGTATATCAAGACTATTTAAAACGTAACCCACCGAAAGATAATAACCAAATATATCAAAACCATCAACCTAATATTAATCAATATAGACCTAATGTAAATCAGTACGGCACGAAGCCGTATCTTCCCTATTCGAATCGAATAGGGCCCCAAAGTAACACTGAGTTATTAAGAAAGCAGTATAATGAAATACAACAAATGAAAATGCAACAGCAAATGCATTATCAGAATCAGGCTCAAATGCATCAACAACAGAAGTTTGCGGAGCGACAAATTTTATTACAGCAAATACATGGTGTTCAACCACCACCTAACTTACAGAATAGTATATATTCTGATAGTTCTTATAGAGATCTAGATCGATATAGTAGTAAAAATGACTTTAAGGAATACAGTAGTACGGATTTGTCGAAAGACTTCGATAGGTACGGTAAACATAATGATTACAGTGACCTACAAAATAGACAATATCAAGAGAATCATTGgcaatcaaatcaaaatgatTTCCGGGAAGTAGATAGGCAGAGACCTGAGCAAGACAAGGCAAAAAGTAACTCTCCGCCATcagataataatcaaagaagTACAGATATTATATCTCCAATGAAATCTAGTGAGTCTAGTACACCTAGTATAAAGTCACCCTCATCAGACAGTCGACGCAGTAGTAGCGGGACTCAGGCATTGCGATCTCCATCTGCCCAACGTATACCATCAGCTCCGGTGACTTTGTCTGGGTTGCTATACAAACAAGGATCTGATGGCCTAAAGGTTTGGCGGAAGAGGTGGTTTGTTTTGTCAGAATACTGTCTATTCTACTACAAAA gTCAAGATGAAGAAAAGCTTTTAGGGTCTGTCCTATTGCCCTCGTATAAGGTCTCAGCGTGTAGCGCAGAGGACAAAGTGATGCGGAAGTTTGCGTTCAAACTGGAACATGCAAATATGAGGACATACGTGTTGGCGGCTTTGGATCCGGAAGCCATGATGAAGTGGGTGAAGGCGCTCACAATGGCAGCTATTATGCAAACATCCAA TGAGCAGCCACAAAAGCAAATCGATCGCGCAGCTGCAAAAACAGAG gaaGGCGATGATGCTGGACCTACGTACGCCAATGCGCCACCTAAGCCCAGACGAGCAAACGATGGATATAATTCACCCAGCCCGGATAT GTACGATCCAAATTACGATCTACTCAAAAAACCTGCATCACACTACAGTCAAGGCACCAGTCATACTCGATACCAGGACACAACCTACAGCACAAAACAGGAGATTTACACACGCAGCCCGCAATCACCGCCCTCGCAACCAACTTACCATACAAAAAGACCTTACGACACGCAGCAACTATCATTACCATTATCCAAGACAGCTTTTGACAATTCAGAAAAATCTCCAAACACTCCATCTATCAATAAATCTAATCCTCAATCTCCCTATTTCGAAAATAGGTCTAGAAATCAGCAGCAACACTCTCAAGAAGACAAAATTGAAAACTTATATGAAAAGAAACCTGGTTATAATCCTTTTCTTGAAGATTATGGACAAAATAAGAAAGACGATGAAAGGAGTAGGCCTATTGAATCGAATAAAACATCAATTTACAATGAAAGCTACCCTGAATCTCGAACCAATTCCAAAACTTACGTTGATGCTAATGTTTACGGTAGAGATGTGTATGGTGATGTTAATACAAAGGCGAGTAAAACGAGCACGTTAAATGAACGACTAGCTGAGAGGCGAACACCTGATGCATATGGCAGATCAACAGCTATGTCTGCgtataacactgaaaaaattggAGACTATGAAGATATTTATGCGGCATACGGAAATGATGCTGGAAAAGCATATGCAAAGTCCCCAAATCCCTCCCATTCCCGGGATACAATTAGTTTATCTAGCCATAAATCGCCCCAAGAGCAAGTTACTAACACG ATTCCAGAAAAAACATTTAGTGGGCCATCAGTTTTGCGAAGGAAAAAAATGCAAGCGAGTGGTATTCAACCCCCGATGCCACGCCCCCATAGCGCAGATTTTCTCGAATATGAATCCAAAAACGAAACTCTTTATAATGTGACGCCAACACGAAACACGCACGATCCACCTAAACAACCACCACGTCCAAAATCTAGTCTAGACATAAACTCCTATTATGATCCTAGTTCAGATAAATATTATTCTGAGGAAAGTTATGCACAAAAAATGCGACAATCGGCACAATATTTGCAACAACAGGGCACACGGCCAAGAAATATACAAATACCATTAGAAAAATATGCAAGTGGACTTGCTGAAAAACAATTACATTCCCCATATATGCACCCTAACAATAATAACTATGAAACTGAATTTAGCAATAAGAATATTCGTGATAATGTTAgttataattcaaaatatagCGATCTTGAAGCTTTACATTCTAATTGGACATTGAAAGAAAAAGATTTGGAAGCccaaaaagattatttaaacaGAAGTGGTAGTGTGATGAGCGATGGTTCACAAATCAGTGCGTATGTAAAGGATGTTGGGAAATTTGATCCAGGGATAGATGGATTTATGCGATCCGCAAGCGCTAGGTTGCCATCATCTGCTGAAAGAGAAGGAGAAAAGAAAGTACAACAG CGTGAAGAATCAATGAAAAGACTGCTTGAATGGAAGCAGAGAATGTTACAGTCTCCACTGACAAGAAAAAGTACTCCAGCTGCTATTTCATTAAATAGATCATTGAATCAAAGTCGCCAATCATTAAGATCTGACCAGTACAAAcctaaaacttataaaaatgcTTCATATAACAGCTATTCTTCAGATGATGaag CTTCTATGACAATGTCAGGCACAAATATAGAACCAGGctcaaagaataataataacaataaccaAATAAACCAGCAAACTTTGtcaaaaaaagcatttcttggAAGTAACACGTCGATTGGTAGAAGTAATAGGGATGGTACTATACCAGTAAGAGCTGTAAGCCCTAGAGTAAGATGGGTTGAAGAGAAACCCACTAATGAACATTGTTCGCAGCCGATCACAGCATCACAACAAAAT TTGAATACATTAACGGGTTCTGAGGATGTATGGACGACAGTAAGGTCACCATCGAGAACTTTACAACAACCAATAAGAGCCGTTAGTCCTAGGATTAGAAGAAACAATAACAACGACAACAACGATACG GATTGTCTAAGTTCACTCAAAGCCATTGAACGGGAAGAAAACTTACAACGTTTGGAACAGTTAAAGACTCAACTCATGGAGTTAGAGaaccattatgaaaaaagtaAGCCGTTAGTGCAATTGGTTGATAATATGGTGAAACTTGGATCTTTGTATAATAGACCAGGTTCTACGATAGAACGATTGGAGCGAAATCAGAGGCTGAGACAAAAAGTTCTTGCAGAACATGCTATGGAACAACAAAG ATGGCTCGAAAGTGCCGCAGCAGGCAAACCCTTAGAAACAGAAGCGGCAAGAGTCAGAGTTGCTGAACTATGGGCATTGGAACAGGAACTAGCAGACGAGGCAGCCATTCTTCAAGGTCTTAAAACTGACAAAGATGCTATTGACTCATTGTTGACAG GTGTTCGCAGTAAGCTGGACAGCGTAAACATTGGTTCCCGAGCTCAGCCTTCAGGCTTGGAGGCGGAGTTGGCGCGAGTGCATGCCATGCTGGCGCACAATTCTAAGGTTTATAAG AAACTAGAGCAAACGGTAGCGGACAATGCACGTTTGGAAAGGGAACTGCATCACCTCCGCCGCGCCCTGCGAGCTCAGCGCGCTAACATTCATGCCCAAGCTTCGCATAACATGCCACCATCGCATCCCACTGCTATGCTAGAGGATG AAGTGACACGAGTACAACAGTTGGTGTCAGCTTTACAGCGTCAGCGTCAGGAGCTGAGCCGCGCGGTGCGTCACCTCACGCAGCAGTCCCACGCCTTGCAGATCACTCATGATTCTATGCCTG GCAAACGTCGTCCAATGTCGTCTTGGCAAGAAACGAATCTGGATACAGGCCATACTATCGACCACGGGCAATCCGACTATGACTACGACTCGCAAGGACCAGTAATGCCCCCGGGACACTATCCACCGAGCGTGGAGACGCCGCTGTATGTTGATACTAGAGCACCCGGCATGGATGTCGCGTCACCAATAAACAGCGAGGACATGCAACACACTGCTTTTG GTAACCTCACTAATGTAGAAAAACAAGAGATCAAAACAGTGCGAATTGTGAAACGGGAAAGCGAAAGGCGACAAAGAGATCGCGACCGGTCTTTACAACCATTATCCGATTGGTCCAGCAACCATATCACTGCCAACATAGATCAATTTTTAGAAGAAGAATTAGTGCAACCAATTAATAACTACAGAGCGTCTTCTTTACCTAGAACTGAGTATAGCAAATATGAAGAATATTATTCCAAGCCTCAATACGCAGATTCTGTAAATTATATCGGGATGAACGAAAAGAACATGCAACAGAGTCCTAAATATCCCTCAAGCCCTTCGTTGTCTAATTATGATTATTCAAGAGATATTTCATCTTTAAGCAGTAGCTATCACAAAACTTATGACAGATCTGCTGGTTATGATCGTACCATATCTTTGTCAACCCAATATCTCAATAGCCCAACAGATAGTTCAAGGACTTTGACTAACGATCCCATGTCAAAAACGAGCAGTATTGTAAGCTTAACGAGATCCAATATGGAATTGTCTCCTATATTTAAAAGTGAAGCTGCTAAACAAATTATTACGGAGGTGTCAGGAGAACCTAAAAATGGCTCTTTACATAGACGACAAGTACCAAAAGAGAAGAGGAGGCACTATACCGCACCGCACCATTTGAGCGCCAAAACTCTTAATGAAATGCCTAAGGATGCTTACAATCAAGAT GCTCTGGGAAGGTCACTGGACGACGCAGACATGGAACGTGCACTTCGCGGTGCTGCTCCAGATGTGGTGCGCTCGGCTCTACCGGCGAGAAGGTTACCAGACTCCATAGATCAGCTCTTGGCTGCTCCTCAGAAGATTATTATACCAGAACGATACATACCTGAGAAG ccTCCAGAACTATCTCCGGAAGAACAGCAGAAACGTCAAGAGAAAGTCGAATCAATTAAAAAGATGCTCTCGAGTTCTTCTGCTGACCCTAGCAAG AGCCCAGACGGACAGGAGAAGCGACAGCGCGAGCACTTGCTCCAGATGAACCAGATCCTTGCCAAGCAGGTCACCGAGATGAGCAAAATCATAGCTG TTAAAGCATTAGAAGAACTACCTCTGCAAGATAATATGGATGACTACGAAGATCGTTCACCAGACGTCGAACTGCCAATATATCAACAAAGAGACAATTTCTTCACATGA